A DNA window from Setaria viridis chromosome 2, Setaria_viridis_v4.0, whole genome shotgun sequence contains the following coding sequences:
- the LOC117845789 gene encoding arabinosyltransferase RRA3, giving the protein MASRRESPLMRGGGGGGGGQPLSRGSRIAAAVVVGVALGCLCAFFYPDGFFSRAPDSAIHWPRRADSVACDTSREVANLKSQLLSLERKNAEFRKQINELSMKLQLAGQGENEVLYKAGPFGTVKALRTNPTVSPDLSINPRLAKILEQVAVKKELIVALANSNVKEMLEMWFTNIKRVGISNYLVVALDDSIENFCKSNDVPVYRRDPDDGIDNIGKTGGNHAVSGLKFRILREFLQLGYSVLLSDIDIIFFQNPFDHLYRDSDVESMSDGHNNMTAYGFNDVFDEPSMGWARYAHTMRIWVYNSGFFFIRPTIPSIELLDRVAGRLSREPKSWDQAVFNEELFFPSHPGYEGLHASKRTMDIYLFMNSKVLFKTVRKDAHLRKLKPVIVHLNYHPDKSDRMKAVIEFYVNGKQNALEHFPDGSE; this is encoded by the exons ATGGCCAGCCGGCGCGAGTCGCCCCtgatgcgcggcggcggcggaggaggaggagggcagccGCTGTCCCGTGGGTCCCGCATCGCTGCCGCGGTTGTGGTCGGCGTCGCGCTAGGGTGCCTGTGCGCGTTCTTCTACCCCGACGGCTTCTTCTCCCGCGCCCCTGACTCCGCCATCCATTGGCCTCGCCGG GCTGACTCAGTTGCCTGTGATACATCTCGGGAAGTTGCCAACCTGAAGTCACAGCTGTTATCATTGGAAAGGAAAAATGCTGAGTTTAGGAAGCAGATCAATGAACTATCAATGAAGCTTCAGTTGGCTGGACAAGGGGAAAACGAGGTCCTGTATAAGGCTGGTCCATTTGGTACAGTGAAGGCTCTGAGGACAAATCCAACAGTTTCTCCTGACTTATCCATCAATCCCAGATTGGCAAAGATATTGGAACAGGTTGCTGTGAAGAAAGAACTCATAGTTGCATTGGCAAATTCTAATGTGAAAGAGATGCTAGAGATGTGGTTCACTAACATCAAACGAGTTGGGATTTCAAATTATTTAGTTGTTGCATTGGATGACAGCATAGAGAACTTCTGCAAGTCCAATGATGTCCCAGTCTACCGTCGGGATCCTGATGATGGCATTGACAATATTGGAAAGACAGGTGGAAACCATGCTGTTTCTGGACTCAAGTTCCGCATATTGAGGGAATTTTTGCAGCTGGGGTACAGTGTTCTCCTCTCTGATATTGATATTATTTTCTTCCAGAATCCCTTTGATCATCTCTACAGAGATTCTGATGTAGAGTCCATGAGTGATGGCCACAACAATATGACGGCTTATGGATTCAATGATGTCTTTGATGAGCCTTCAATGGGTTGGGCAAGATATGCTCATACAATGCGTATATGGGTTTATAATTCTGGATTCTTTTTCATTAGGCCAACAATTCCTTCAATTGAGCTTCTAGATAGAGTAGCTGGTCGCCTTTCTCGGGAGCCCAAATCATGGGACCAAGCAGTTTTCAACGAGGAGCTGTTTTTCCCCTCACATCCTGGTTATGAAGGTCTTCATGCATCCAAAAGGACCATGGATATCTACCTCTTCATGAACAGCAAAGTCCTCTTCAAGACTGTGAGGAAAGATGCTCATCTGCGGAAGTTGAAGCCGGTGATTGTGCATTTGAACTACCATCCTGACAAGTCGGATCGCATGAAAGCAGTGATTGAATTTTATGTTAATGGGAAACAAAATGCCCTTGAACATTTCCCTGATGGTTCAGAATGA
- the LOC117842289 gene encoding BTB/POZ domain-containing protein At3g49900: protein MEMEMSRGWQELGVVDTIYEDDHEEEDEDEDEEEEEEERFDSPTMSSSAATSRSCSPEVEEEEAAAAAHTSLPPALRRAVQAWSRANGSRKPNVIVRVQEHRLPLHRDVITSQSSYLRRLLSESSDVTVALPSGLEFDAFVHAVASCYGSDEAAAALSPASLAAAWAAAGWLELGAGRSSYGLARAAEDYFFQEVATDHGRTAEVLRSCAAFLSGEAAGPAADLLVRCVEALAASGGGSGDGGRWLDDVAALPVEEFLVAVEAMRARFAHDHDLMYTVVDHYLENHKGKLTEEDKGRLCYNINCTKLSQHLFMHLVQNPRLPLRFVVQAMLVEQLHSHHSILLSNHHYAAAPAPAPGPILKPSLSGAFAGGAAVDAASMTLGDILQRDAALRQSAHIRASMQATSLRIETLERELASLRTRLRRSEQQQAEAEAEAAAGAPAIDRAPGKSASFRIPRSRLWDGEELAPVGPRRAAARDGNARGFKSRLVHGFKNLFGRRQEAAGAPSACGEDAGTRTRCFGDKGAAAAAPELEIDDDDVLCMEERWRPHRRNHSLV, encoded by the exons atggagatggagatgagcagggggtgGCAGGAGCTCGGCGTCGTCGACACCATCTACGAGGACGatcacgaggaggaggacgaggacgaggacgaggaggaagaggaggaggagcgcttCGACTCGCCCACCATGTCGTCCTCGGCGGCCACCTCGCGCTCGTGCTcccctgaggtggaggaggaggaggccgcggcggcggcgcacaccTCCCTGCCGCCGGCGCTCAGGCGCGCCGTGCAAGCGTG GTCGCGGGCCAACGGATCGCGCAAGCCGAACGTGATTGTTCGAGTCCAGGAGCACCGCCTCCCCCTGCACAGG GACGTGATCACGTCGCAGAGCAGCTACCTGAGGCGTCTGCTGTCGGAGTCCAGCGACGTCACCGTCGCCCTGCCATCGGGCCTCGAGTTCGACGCGTTCGTCCACGCCGTCGCGTCCTGCTACGGCTctgacgaggcggcggcggcgctatcCCCGGCGAGCctcgcggcggcgtgggcggcggcgggctggctgGAGCTGGGCGCGGGGCGCAGCTCCTacggcctcgcccgcgccgcggaGGACTACTTCTTCCAGGAGGTGGCCACGGACCACGGCCGCACCGCGGAGGTGCTGCGGTCGTGCGCGGCGTTCTTGAGCGGCGAAGCGGCCGGGCCCGCCGCGGACCTGCTCGTCCGGTGCGTGGAGGCGCtcgcggcgtccggcggcggctccggagACGGCGGGAGGTGGCTCGACGACGTGGCCGCGCTCCCCGTGGAGGAGTTCCTGGTGGCCGTGGAGGCCATGCGCGCGCGGTTCGCGCACGACCACGACCTCATGTACACCGTCGTGGACCACTACCTGGAG AACCACAAGGGGAAGCTGACGGAGGAAGACAAGGGAAGGCTGTGCTACAACATCAACTGCACCAAGCTGTCACAGCACCTCTTCATGCACCTGGTCCAGAACCCGCGCCTCCCACTCCGGTTCGTCGTGCAGGCCATGCTCGTCGAGCAGCTCCACTCCCACCACTCAATCCTCCTCAGCAATCACCACTATgccgctgcgccggcgccggcgccgggtccAATCCTCAAGCCCTCCCTCTCGGgcgccttcgccggcggcgccgcggtggaCGCCGCCAGCATGACGCTGGGCGACATCCTCCAGCGCGACGCCGCGCTGCGCCAGTCCGCGCACATCCGCGCGTCCATGCAGGCCACCAGCCTCCGCATCGAGACGCTGGAGCGCGAGCTCGCGAGCCTCCGCACCCGCCTTCGCCGctccgagcagcagcaggccgaggccgaggcagaggccgcggccggcgcccccGCGATCGACCGCGCCCCCGGCAAGTCCGCTAGCTTCCGGATCCCGCGCAGCCGGCTCTGGGATGGCGAGGAGCTCGCGCCCGTCGgcccccggcgcgccgccgccagggacgGCAACGCGAGGGGCTTCAAGTCACGGCTGGTGCACGGGTTCAAGAACCTGTTCGGCAGGAGgcaggaggccgccggcgcgccttcggcgtgcggcgaggacgccggTACGCGTACCCGCTGCTTCGGCGACAaaggcgccgctgccgctgcgccGGAGCTGgagatcgacgacgacgacgtgctCTGCATGGAGGAGAGGTGGCGGCCTCACCGGAGAAACCACTCCCTCGTGTGA
- the LOC117844793 gene encoding eukaryotic peptide chain release factor subunit 1-3 → MSDSQETDRNIEIWKIKKLIKALESARGNGTSMISLIMPPRDQVARVAKMLGDEYGTASNIKSRVNRQSVLAAITSAQQRLKLYNKVPPNGLVLYTGTIVTEDGKEKKVTIDFEPFKPINVSLYLCDNKFHTEALNELLESDDKFGFIVMDGNGTLFGTLSGNTREVLHKFSVDLPKKHGRGGQSALRFARLRMEKRHNYVRKTAELATQFFINPATSQPNVAGLILAGSADFKTELSQSDMFDQRLQAKILNVVDVSYGGENGFNQAIELSAEILANVKFIQEKKLIGKYFEEISQDTGKYVFGVDDTLKALEMGAVETLIVWENLDINRYVLKHSASGEVTIKHLNKEQEADQSNFRDASTNAELEVQEKMSLLEWFANEYKKFGCSLEFVTNKSQEGSQFCRGFGGIGGMLRYQLDIRSFDELSDDDGLYEDSD, encoded by the coding sequence ATGTCTGACAGCCAGGAGACTGATAGGAACATTGAGATTTGGAAGATTAAGAAGCTGATCAAGGCATTGGAGTCTGCTAGAGGCAATGGCACAAGCATGATCTCTCTTATCATGCCTCCACGTGATCAGGTTGCTCGAGTGGCTAAGATGTTAGGTGATGAATATGGTACTGCTTCAAACATCAAGAGTAGAGTTAATCGTCAATCTGTGTTGGCTGCTATCACCTCAGCTCAACAGAGGTTGAAGCTCTACAACAAAGTGCCTCCGAATGGATTGGTTCTCTACACTGGAACCATTGTTACTGAAgatggaaaggaaaagaaagttaCTATTGATTTTGAGCCCTTCAAGCCTATTAATGTGTCGCTGTACCTTTGTGACAACAAGTTCCACACTGAGGCTCTAAATGAGCTCTTAGAATCCGACGACAAGTTTGGGTTCATTGTCATGGATGGTAATGGTACTCTGTTTGGCACACTAAGTGGCAATACCCGTGAAGTGCTTCACAAATTCTCTGTTGATCTCCCAAAGAAGCATGGTAGAGGAGGACAGTCTGCTTTGCGTTTTGCTCGGCTTCGGATGGAGAAACGGCACAACTATGTCCGCAAAACAGCTGAGCTTGCTACACAGTTTTTCATCAATCCAGCTACTAGTCAGCCTAATGTTGCAGGGCTGATTCTTGCTGGTTCTGCTGATTTTAAGACAGAGCTGAGCCAATCTGACATGTTTGATCAGCGACTTCAAGCGAAGATACTTAATGTGGTTGATGTTTCTTATGGTGGTGAAAATGGTTTCAACCAAGCTATTGAGTTGTCAGCTGAGATCTTAGCAAATGTGAAGTTCATTCAAGAGAAGAAGCTGATTGGCAAGTATTTTGAAGAGATCAGTCAGGACACTGGGAAATATGtctttggtgttgatgacaccCTGAAGGCACTTGAAATGGGTGCTGTGGAGACCCTGATAGTGTGGGAGAATCTGGATATCAACAGATATGTGCTCAAGCACAGTGCCTCTGGTGAAGTTACTATAAAACATCTGAACAAAGAGCAGGAAGCTGACCAGAGCAATTTCCGTGATGCATCCACCAATGCTGAGCTGGAAGTTCAGGAAAAGATGTCTCTCTTGGAATGGTTTGCTAATGAATACAAAAAGTTTGGTTGTTCTCTCGAGTTTGTCACCAACAAGTCTCAAGAGGGATCACAGTTCTGTAGGGGATTTGGTGGCATTGGTGGTATGTTGCGCTACCAGCTGGATATCCGCTCATTTGATGAGCTTTCTGACGATGATGGTTTGTACGAGGACTCTGATTAG
- the LOC117842281 gene encoding U-box domain-containing protein 1, giving the protein MESDASTSPRRRSTSCYSDSGDSSCSEPFSECGSDDLSFTPAAAAGIHRLLLSCAAEASEDAISSLVAELESPSPSLDSLRRAAMELRLLAKHNPDNRVRIAAAGGVRPLVKLLSHADPLLQEHGVTALLNLSICDENKAIIVEAGAIRPLVHALKSAASPAARENAACALLRLSQLDGAAAAAIGRAGAVPLLVSLLETGGARGKKDAATALYALCSGARENRQRAVEAGAVRPLLDLMADPESGMVDKAAYVLHSLVSSGEGRAAAVEEGGIPVLVEMVEVGSSRQKEIATLSLLQICEDNAVYRTMVAREGAIPPLVALSQSSSARPKLKTKAESLIEMLRQPRSPSLRARPTAVVAAE; this is encoded by the exons ATGGAGTCGGACGCGTCCacctccccgcggcggcggagcacgaGCTGCTACAGCGACAGCGGCGACTCCTCCTGCTCCGAGCCCTTCAGCGAGTGCGGCAGCGACGACCTCTCCttcacgcccgccgccgccgcgggcatcCACCGCCTGCTGCTGTCGTGCGCGGCCGAGGCGTCGGAGGACGCCATCTCGTCGCTCGTGGCCGAGCTggagtcgccgtcgccgtcgctggaCTCGCTCCGGCGCGCGGCCATGGAGCTCCGGCTGCTGGCCAAGCACAACCCGGACAACCGGGTCCGCATCGCCGCGGCGGGGGGCGTGCGGCCGCTCGTCAAGCTGCTGTCGCACGCGGACCCGCTGCTGCAGGAGCACGGCGTCACGGCGCTCCTCAACCTCTCCATCTGCGACGAGAACAAGGCGATCATCGTCGAGGCCGGCGCGATACGGCCGCTGGTGCACGCGCTCAAGTCCGCCGCGTCGCCCGCCGCGCGGGAGAACGCCGCGTGCGCGCTGCTCCGCCTGTCCCAgctcgacggcgccgccgcggccgcgatcGGCCGCGCGGGCGCCGTCCCGCTGCTGGTCTCCCTCCTCGagaccggcggcgcgcgcgggaagAAGGACGCCGCCACGGCGCTCTACGCGCTCTGCAGCGGCGCGCGCGAGAACCGGCAGCGCGCCGTCGAGGCCGGCGCCGTGCGGCCCCTGCTCGACCTCATGGCCGACCCGGAGTCCGGCATGGTGGACAAGGCCGCCTACGTCCTCCACTCCCTGGTGAGCTCAGGcgagggccgcgccgccgccgtagagGAAGGCGGCATCCCCGTCCTCGTCGAGATGGTGGAGGTCGGCAGCTCGCGGCAGAAGGAAATCGCCACGCTCTCCCTGCTACAGATCTGCGAGGACAACGCCGTCTACCGCACCATGGTCGCCCGCGAGGGCGCCATCCCTCCCCTCGTTGCCCTCTCCCAGTCATCCTCCGCCCGCCCCAAGCTCAAAACCAAG GCGGAGTCGCTGATCGAGATGCTGCGGCAGCCGCGGAGCCCGAGCCTCCGCGCGAGGCCAACGGCGGTCGTTGCGGCGGAGTGA